Proteins from one Leishmania infantum JPCM5 genome chromosome 21 genomic window:
- a CDS encoding putative 60S ribosomal protein L9, with protein sequence MVKVKSLCTLQIPEGVTVDVKGRKVTVTGKRGTLTKDLTHLQLDLRVDKKNRTFTVIRWFGSKIPIACLNTTKAHVQNMITGVTKGYRFKVRCAYAHFPINVSVDGQNIEVRNFLGEKRVRRQLVPSSVKVSQTDPSKVKDEIIFDGNDLEQVSREAAVLHQMCLVKKKDIRKFLDGIYVQTKTNIEGME encoded by the coding sequence ATGGTGAAGGTCAAGAGCCTCTGCACCCTGCAAATCCCGGAGGGTGTGACCGTCGATGTGAAGGGCCGCAAGGTCACCGTCACGGGTAAACGCGGCACCCTCACGAAGGACCTGacgcacctgcagctggACTTGCGCGTGGACAAAAAGAATCGCACCTTCACGGTGATTCGCTGGTTCGGCTCCAAGATCCCGATCGCGTGCCTGAACACCACCAAGGCGCACGTGCAGAACATGATCACTGGCGTGACGAAGGGCTACCGCTTCaaggtgcgctgcgcctACGCTCACTTTCCGATCAACGTCTCCGTGGATGGCCAGAACATCGAGGTCCGCAACTTCCTTGGTgagaagcgcgtgcgccgccagctgGTGCCCAGCAGCGTGAAGGTCAGCCAGACCGACCCGTCCAAGGTCAAGGATGAGATCATCTTCGACGGCAACGATCTGGAGCAGGTGTCCcgcgaggccgccgtgctgcaccAGATGTGCCTGGTCAAGAAGAAGGATATCCGTAAGTTCCTTGACGGTATCTACGTCCAGACCAAGACCAACATTGAGGGTATGGAATAG